A single Bacillota bacterium DNA region contains:
- the rnr gene encoding ribonuclease R — translation MAKKQRTQGGQKKIRKRKKEGKLKERVLNFLKKAGRPLGVQELAEQLEIGEDFGGLVFLLEEMEAGGEVVRTRKNRYGLPEKMNLYVGTLQGHPQGYAFLIPDDGRTDDIYISRENLGGAMHNDRVIVRPLGYSLRGKRAEGEVIRILKRANQRVVGTLEEEGRHFAFVVPDDKRLGWDIFIPRAKMRGARKGDKVVVEITRWPEARRSPEGRVVERFGAAGEPGVDILAIVKKYGLPEDFPARVLREAEAIPLELSQEDLAGRWDLRELPVVTIDGEDARDLDDAVSLEVLPGGNYRLGVHIADVAYYVRENSELDKEAFRRGTSVYLVDRVIPMLPPRLSNGICSLNAGEDRLALTVFMEINREGHVIRYEIGPSVIRVAERMTYTHVRRILEEEDPELCQRYAPFVETFHQMRDLCLILRNRRRQRGALDFDFPESKVTLDEQGRPVAVWLLEQSIANQIIEEFMLIANETVAQHLYHLGAPLLYRVHEEPNPEKLVQLNEFLHGFGFHIPSRNGVHPRFFQEVLQQVEGRPEQLVVHTVMLRSLQHARYDPRPLGHFGLAVRLYTHFTSPIRRYPDLIVHRVLWEFLAHGELRPKRREKLARLMPVYAEQCSARELVAEEAERETVDLKKVEYIRQFLGEVFEGIVVSVTNFGMFVALPNGIEGLVHVSTMTDDYYIFNEKNYTLTGEHTKKVYRIGDRVRVQVARASLEDRQVDFELVAGVSSLGR, via the coding sequence ATGGCAAAAAAACAGAGAACTCAGGGCGGCCAAAAGAAGATCCGAAAAAGAAAGAAAGAGGGTAAGCTCAAAGAACGTGTTTTGAATTTCTTGAAGAAGGCAGGCCGGCCCCTGGGAGTGCAGGAGCTGGCTGAACAGCTTGAGATTGGAGAAGATTTCGGCGGCCTTGTTTTCTTGCTGGAAGAAATGGAGGCCGGGGGAGAGGTCGTCCGGACCCGGAAAAACAGGTACGGCCTTCCTGAAAAAATGAATCTTTATGTGGGCACCCTCCAGGGCCATCCCCAGGGCTACGCCTTTCTGATTCCCGATGACGGGAGAACAGATGACATCTACATCTCCAGGGAAAACCTGGGGGGTGCGATGCACAACGACCGTGTGATCGTCCGCCCGCTGGGCTACAGCCTGCGCGGGAAGCGGGCCGAGGGGGAAGTGATCAGGATTCTGAAGCGCGCCAACCAGAGGGTTGTGGGAACCCTGGAAGAGGAAGGACGCCACTTCGCCTTTGTGGTCCCCGATGACAAAAGATTGGGCTGGGACATCTTTATCCCCCGCGCCAAAATGAGAGGGGCGCGGAAGGGGGATAAAGTGGTGGTGGAGATCACCAGGTGGCCCGAGGCGCGGCGCAGCCCCGAGGGCCGGGTGGTGGAGCGCTTCGGGGCTGCAGGTGAGCCTGGGGTCGACATCCTGGCAATCGTAAAGAAATACGGGCTTCCGGAGGATTTTCCTGCCCGCGTGCTGCGGGAGGCGGAGGCAATCCCCCTTGAGCTTTCTCAGGAGGACCTGGCGGGGCGCTGGGATCTGCGGGAGCTGCCGGTGGTGACCATTGACGGGGAGGACGCGCGGGACCTGGACGACGCCGTTTCCCTTGAAGTTCTTCCCGGCGGGAACTACCGGCTCGGGGTCCACATCGCCGATGTTGCCTACTACGTGAGGGAGAACAGCGAGCTGGACAAAGAGGCCTTCCGGCGCGGGACCAGCGTCTACCTGGTGGACCGGGTGATCCCCATGCTTCCCCCGCGCCTTTCGAACGGAATTTGCAGCCTCAACGCCGGGGAAGACCGGCTTGCCCTGACCGTGTTCATGGAGATCAACCGGGAGGGCCATGTGATCCGCTACGAGATCGGGCCCTCTGTCATCCGGGTTGCGGAGCGGATGACGTATACGCACGTGCGCCGGATCCTGGAGGAAGAGGACCCCGAACTCTGCCAGCGCTACGCTCCCTTCGTCGAGACCTTCCACCAGATGCGGGACCTCTGCCTGATCTTGCGGAACCGGCGGCGGCAGCGTGGCGCGCTGGACTTCGACTTTCCCGAAAGCAAGGTGACGCTGGACGAGCAGGGGCGTCCTGTAGCCGTCTGGCTCCTGGAGCAGTCCATTGCCAACCAGATTATCGAGGAGTTCATGCTGATTGCAAACGAAACCGTTGCCCAACATTTGTATCACCTGGGGGCCCCGCTCCTCTACCGGGTTCACGAGGAGCCGAACCCCGAAAAGCTTGTTCAGCTGAACGAGTTTCTGCACGGCTTCGGTTTTCACATTCCCTCTCGCAACGGGGTTCACCCCCGCTTTTTTCAGGAGGTCCTGCAGCAGGTCGAGGGGCGGCCCGAACAGCTTGTCGTCCACACGGTGATGCTTCGCTCCCTCCAGCATGCCCGCTACGATCCCCGGCCCCTCGGGCACTTCGGACTGGCGGTGCGGCTCTACACCCACTTTACCTCGCCGATCCGCCGCTACCCGGATCTGATCGTACACCGCGTTCTGTGGGAGTTCCTTGCCCACGGGGAACTGAGGCCGAAGCGCAGGGAAAAGCTGGCGCGCTTGATGCCTGTCTATGCGGAGCAGTGTTCGGCGCGGGAGCTGGTGGCCGAAGAGGCAGAGCGGGAAACGGTCGACCTCAAGAAGGTCGAATATATCCGCCAGTTTCTGGGAGAGGTTTTCGAGGGAATTGTGGTGAGCGTGACGAATTTCGGAATGTTCGTCGCCCTTCCCAACGGGATTGAAGGGCTCGTGCACGTTTCCACGATGACCGATGACTACTATATTTTTAATGAAAAAAACTACACCCTGACCGGGGAGCACACGAAGAAGGTATACCGGATTGGCGACCGGGTGCGGGTCCAGGTGGCGCGGGCAAGCCTGGAGGACAGGCAGGTCGACTTTGAACTGGTTGCTGGAGTTTCCTCCCTGGGAAGGTAA
- a CDS encoding sodium-translocating pyrophosphatase, translated as MTEKLLVLAPVGSVLALLFAGYLAYIVIKRYDEGPPEVVFIAEAIREGAKAYIKRQYSGVALFFLVMFFVLLVIAWKGYLTFFTPFAFLTGGFFSGLAGFIGMTMATNSSARTAMAARESLNKALRVAFAGGAVMGLVVVGLGLLDLSIWYYVLDYFYRHLDTATRIQNITSTMLTFGMGASSQALFARVGGGIFTKAADVGADLVGKVEAGIPEDDPRNPAVIADNVGDNVGDVAGMGADLYESYVGSIVATAALAVAAGHGIPGVSIPMVMAAVGVLASIIGTFFVRSGENVEQGVLLAALRRGIFTSALIIAVVSLPLVWAALGREQLGVYYSVLAGLIAGVIIGLSTEYFTSGEYRPTRLVANAAVTGHATVIISGMATGMLSTAIPVVVVGAAVMLSFFLSGGAANYNAGLYGVGIAAVGMLSTLGITLATDAYGPIADNAGGIAQMSHQEPIVRKRTDALDALGNTTAATGKGFAIGSAALTALALIAAYRDQLEIIMLRDHLNLHLNFSILNPKVLVGLFLGAMLPFFFGSLTMNAVGRAAQKIVLEVRRQFREIPGLLEGKARANYANAVGICTRAAQIEMIAPALTAILAPLVIGIFLGVEGVAGLLGGAVVSGFVLAVMMANSGGTWDNAKKHIEEGAHGGKGSEPHKAAVTGDTVGDPFKDTSGPSLNILIKLMSMVSIVFASFILHNALF; from the coding sequence ATGACGGAAAAACTGCTTGTGCTGGCACCTGTGGGATCTGTTCTGGCGCTCCTCTTTGCGGGATACCTTGCCTACATCGTGATCAAACGCTACGACGAGGGGCCCCCGGAGGTTGTTTTCATCGCCGAGGCAATCCGGGAGGGTGCCAAGGCTTACATCAAGCGCCAGTACAGCGGAGTTGCCCTTTTCTTTCTCGTAATGTTCTTCGTCCTTTTAGTTATTGCCTGGAAGGGCTACCTCACCTTTTTCACTCCCTTTGCCTTCCTCACCGGAGGCTTCTTCTCCGGCCTTGCCGGCTTCATCGGGATGACGATGGCCACCAACTCCAGCGCCCGCACTGCCATGGCCGCCAGGGAGAGCCTCAACAAAGCGCTCCGGGTTGCCTTCGCCGGGGGTGCTGTGATGGGCCTGGTTGTGGTCGGCCTCGGCCTCCTCGACCTCAGCATCTGGTATTATGTGCTCGACTATTTCTACCGCCACCTTGATACCGCAACCCGGATCCAGAACATCACCAGCACCATGCTTACCTTCGGGATGGGCGCCAGTTCCCAGGCGCTTTTCGCCCGTGTCGGCGGGGGGATCTTTACAAAGGCTGCTGACGTCGGGGCGGACCTCGTTGGAAAGGTCGAAGCCGGAATCCCCGAAGACGATCCCCGCAACCCTGCTGTAATCGCCGACAACGTGGGGGACAATGTGGGAGATGTCGCCGGAATGGGCGCCGACCTCTACGAGTCCTACGTGGGCTCCATCGTGGCCACCGCCGCCCTTGCCGTGGCAGCAGGGCATGGCATACCAGGTGTCAGCATCCCGATGGTGATGGCCGCAGTAGGAGTGCTCGCCTCAATCATCGGGACCTTTTTCGTCCGCTCTGGGGAAAACGTGGAGCAGGGAGTGCTCCTTGCGGCCCTGCGCCGGGGGATCTTCACCAGCGCCCTGATCATCGCGGTCGTTTCCCTCCCGCTCGTCTGGGCGGCGCTGGGCCGGGAGCAGCTCGGCGTTTACTACTCCGTTCTCGCCGGTTTGATCGCCGGGGTAATCATCGGTCTGAGCACCGAGTACTTTACCTCGGGCGAATACCGCCCGACCCGCCTCGTAGCCAACGCCGCGGTGACAGGACACGCCACCGTAATCATCAGCGGAATGGCAACCGGGATGCTCTCTACCGCAATCCCCGTTGTGGTTGTGGGGGCAGCGGTAATGCTGAGCTTCTTCCTCTCCGGCGGTGCGGCCAATTATAACGCCGGGCTTTACGGCGTGGGGATTGCGGCCGTCGGAATGCTGAGCACCCTGGGGATTACTCTGGCGACAGATGCCTACGGGCCGATCGCCGACAACGCCGGGGGAATCGCCCAGATGTCCCACCAGGAACCCATCGTCCGGAAACGGACTGATGCCCTTGATGCCCTGGGGAACACAACCGCCGCCACCGGGAAGGGGTTCGCCATCGGTTCTGCGGCGCTGACGGCGCTGGCTCTGATTGCCGCCTACCGCGACCAGCTGGAGATCATCATGCTCAGGGATCACCTGAACCTCCACCTCAACTTCTCAATCCTGAACCCGAAAGTCCTTGTCGGCCTCTTCCTGGGTGCAATGCTTCCCTTCTTCTTCGGGTCCCTGACGATGAACGCGGTGGGGCGCGCCGCCCAGAAGATCGTGCTGGAGGTAAGGCGGCAGTTCAGAGAGATTCCGGGGCTGCTCGAAGGCAAGGCGCGGGCCAACTACGCAAATGCGGTCGGGATCTGCACCCGCGCCGCTCAGATTGAAATGATCGCCCCTGCATTGACCGCGATCCTGGCTCCCCTGGTCATCGGAATCTTTCTGGGGGTGGAAGGGGTCGCCGGCCTCCTGGGCGGAGCGGTGGTTTCCGGATTCGTTCTCGCCGTGATGATGGCCAACTCCGGGGGAACCTGGGACAACGCCAAAAAGCACATCGAAGAGGGCGCCCACGGCGGGAAGGGCTCGGAGCCTCACAAAGCAGCCGTTACAGGAGATACGGTGGGAGACCCGTTCAAAGACACCTCGGGGCCTTCTTTAAACATCCTCATCAAGCTGATGTCGATGGTCTCCATCGTCTTTGCCTCCTTCATCCTGCACAACGCCTTATTCTAG
- the secG gene encoding preprotein translocase subunit SecG, which produces MLKTVLLIFQVLFSLGLIATILLQSGRSAGLSGAIAGGAQSLLGKKKGIDEFLNRVSTVLAVGFLLLTLLVAML; this is translated from the coding sequence TTGCTCAAAACCGTTCTGCTGATTTTTCAGGTGCTGTTCAGCCTGGGTCTGATTGCGACGATTCTGCTCCAGTCGGGAAGAAGCGCCGGACTGTCCGGCGCGATTGCCGGAGGCGCGCAGTCTTTGCTGGGCAAGAAGAAGGGGATAGATGAGTTTCTCAACAGGGTTTCGACGGTGCTTGCCGTCGGTTTTCTCCTGCTGACCTTGCTTGTGGCAATGCTCTGA
- the eno gene encoding phosphopyruvate hydratase, which yields MSLITEVLAREILDSRGNPTVEVDVYLEDGSIGRAAVPSGASTGAHEALELRDGDRERFQGKGVLNAVENVLSIIAPKIIGMDAAEQVSIDQAMLDLDGTPNKEKLGANAILGVSLAVAKAAAASFGLPLYRYLGGIGARQLPVPFMNILNGGKHADNNVDIQEFMVIPLGADSFKEALRMGTEIFHHLRGVLKGRGLSTTVGDEGGFAPSLRSNEEALDVIVEAIERAGYQAGEEVFLGLDVAATELYEDGKYHFRGVGVSRTAPELIDFYLELVDRYPIISIEDGLAEDDWEGWEELTKALGGRIQLVGDDLFVTNRTRLEAGIKKGTANAILVKVNQIGTLTETLETVEAARRASYGVIISHRSGETEDTTIADLAVALNAGQIKTGAPSRTDRVAKYNQLLRIEEELGAAAVYAGRGALYNLSRQC from the coding sequence ATGTCGTTGATCACGGAGGTACTTGCAAGGGAAATTCTTGATTCCCGGGGCAATCCCACTGTTGAGGTTGACGTCTACCTGGAGGATGGAAGCATCGGAAGGGCCGCCGTTCCCTCGGGAGCCTCCACCGGGGCGCACGAGGCGCTGGAGCTGCGGGATGGAGACCGGGAGCGGTTCCAGGGGAAAGGGGTTCTCAATGCCGTTGAAAATGTGCTCAGCATTATCGCTCCGAAGATCATCGGAATGGATGCCGCAGAGCAGGTTTCCATCGACCAGGCCATGCTCGATCTGGACGGCACCCCCAACAAGGAAAAGCTTGGGGCCAATGCCATTTTGGGGGTCTCCCTGGCGGTGGCGAAGGCTGCTGCGGCAAGCTTCGGCCTTCCCCTGTACCGCTACCTGGGGGGGATCGGGGCGCGCCAGCTGCCTGTTCCTTTCATGAACATCCTGAACGGGGGAAAGCACGCCGACAACAACGTGGACATCCAGGAGTTCATGGTGATTCCGCTGGGCGCCGACAGCTTCAAGGAGGCGCTCAGGATGGGGACGGAAATCTTTCACCACCTCCGGGGGGTTTTGAAGGGGCGAGGCTTGAGCACAACCGTTGGGGATGAAGGGGGCTTCGCGCCCAGCTTAAGGTCCAACGAAGAGGCGCTTGATGTGATTGTGGAGGCGATCGAGCGCGCCGGCTACCAGGCGGGGGAAGAGGTTTTTCTCGGTCTTGACGTGGCTGCCACCGAACTGTACGAGGACGGGAAGTACCACTTCCGGGGCGTGGGAGTCTCCCGGACCGCCCCTGAGCTGATCGATTTCTACCTGGAACTGGTGGACCGCTATCCGATTATCTCGATTGAAGACGGGCTGGCCGAAGACGACTGGGAGGGCTGGGAGGAGCTTACAAAGGCGCTGGGGGGCCGGATTCAGCTCGTGGGAGACGACCTTTTCGTCACAAACCGCACCCGGCTCGAAGCCGGAATTAAGAAGGGAACTGCAAACGCAATTCTCGTCAAGGTGAACCAGATCGGCACCCTCACCGAGACTCTGGAGACCGTGGAAGCTGCCAGGCGGGCCTCTTATGGTGTCATCATTTCCCACCGCTCCGGCGAAACCGAGGACACCACAATTGCAGACCTTGCCGTTGCCCTGAACGCCGGCCAGATTAAAACCGGGGCGCCCTCCCGCACCGACCGGGTTGCAAAGTACAACCAGCTTTTGCGAATTGAGGAAGAGCTGGGAGCGGCGGCGGTTTACGCGGGCCGCGGTGCTCTTTACAACCTCTCCCGGCAGTGCTAG